One genomic region from Mycobacterium basiliense encodes:
- the eccCb gene encoding type VII secretion protein EccCb codes for MTANTESSTLREVILDQLGTAESRAYKMWLPPLTDPTPLDELLARDRRQPLRFALGIMDEPRRHLQDVWGVDVSGAGGNIGIGGAPQTGKSTLLQTLVMSASATHSPRNVQFYCIDLGGGGLIYLENLPHVGGVASRSEPDKVFRVVAEMQAVMRQREATFKEHRVGSIAMYRQLRDDPDQPVAADPYGDVFLIIDGWPAFVGEFPDLEGQVQDLAAQGLSFGVHTIISTPRWTELKSRVRDYLGTKIEFRLGDVNETQIDRIAREIPANRPGRAVSMEKHHLMIGVPRFDGVHSANDMVEAITSGVAQIASQHTDQAPPVRILPERIHLHELDPNPPGPESDYRTRWEIPVGLRETDMAVAYSHMHTNPHLLIFGAAKSGKTTIAHAIARAICARNSPDQVRFMLADYRSGLLDAVPDTHLLAAGAINRNSASLDEAVKALAANLKKRLPPADLTTAQLRSRSWWSGFDVVLLVDDWHMIVGAAGGMPPMAPLAPLLPAASDIGLHIIVTCQMSQAYKATMDKFVGAAFGSGAPTMFLSGEKQEFPSSEFKVKRRPPGQAFLVSPDGKEVIQAPYIEPPEEVFAAPPTPG; via the coding sequence ATGACCGCCAACACGGAATCAAGCACGCTACGTGAGGTCATTCTGGACCAGCTGGGCACCGCCGAATCGCGGGCATACAAGATGTGGTTACCGCCACTGACCGACCCAACGCCACTCGATGAGCTCCTGGCACGCGATCGGCGCCAGCCATTGCGCTTTGCGCTGGGGATTATGGATGAACCGCGCCGTCATCTCCAGGATGTGTGGGGTGTCGACGTTTCCGGGGCTGGTGGCAACATCGGCATTGGGGGCGCACCACAGACCGGTAAGTCGACGCTGCTGCAGACCTTGGTGATGTCGGCGTCCGCCACACACTCACCGCGCAATGTGCAGTTCTACTGCATCGACCTCGGCGGCGGAGGGCTGATTTACCTGGAGAACCTGCCCCACGTGGGTGGGGTGGCAAGCCGGTCCGAACCCGACAAGGTCTTCCGGGTGGTGGCGGAGATGCAGGCCGTGATGCGGCAGCGGGAAGCCACCTTCAAGGAACACCGGGTGGGCTCGATCGCGATGTACCGCCAGCTGCGTGACGATCCGGACCAACCGGTTGCAGCCGACCCGTACGGCGACGTGTTTCTGATCATCGATGGCTGGCCGGCCTTCGTCGGCGAGTTTCCAGATCTGGAGGGGCAGGTCCAGGATCTGGCCGCACAAGGTCTGTCGTTCGGTGTCCACACCATCATCTCGACACCCCGCTGGACGGAACTGAAGTCGCGGGTGCGCGACTACCTCGGCACGAAGATCGAATTCCGCCTCGGCGACGTGAACGAGACCCAGATCGACCGGATAGCCCGAGAGATCCCGGCCAACCGACCGGGCCGGGCGGTGTCGATGGAGAAACACCACCTAATGATCGGTGTACCCCGGTTTGACGGCGTACACAGCGCCAATGACATGGTGGAGGCGATAACTTCCGGGGTGGCGCAGATCGCATCGCAGCACACCGATCAGGCGCCGCCGGTCCGGATCTTGCCGGAGCGGATTCATCTGCACGAACTCGACCCCAATCCGCCGGGACCCGAGTCCGATTACCGCACTCGGTGGGAGATTCCGGTCGGATTGCGCGAAACGGACATGGCGGTGGCCTACAGCCACATGCACACCAACCCGCATCTGCTGATCTTCGGAGCGGCCAAGTCGGGCAAGACGACCATCGCGCATGCCATCGCTCGTGCAATCTGCGCGCGCAACAGCCCCGATCAGGTGCGCTTCATGCTCGCCGACTACCGTTCTGGCCTATTGGACGCGGTGCCGGATACCCATCTGCTGGCCGCCGGCGCCATCAACCGCAACAGCGCGAGTCTGGACGAGGCCGTCAAGGCGCTGGCCGCCAACTTGAAGAAGCGGTTGCCCCCGGCCGACCTGACCACAGCCCAGCTGCGCTCGCGGTCATGGTGGAGCGGATTTGATGTCGTACTTCTGGTCGACGATTGGCACATGATTGTGGGCGCCGCCGGCGGTATGCCGCCGATGGCTCCACTAGCGCCACTATTGCCAGCGGCATCCGATATCGGGTTACACATCATCGTCACCTGTCAAATGAGTCAGGCGTACAAGGCAACGATGGACAAGTTCGTCGGCGCCGCATTCGGGTCCGGCGCCCCGACAATGTTCCTTTCCGGGGAGAAGCAGGAATTCCCGTCGAGCGAGTTCAAGGTCAAGCGCCGGCCCCCTGGCCAGGCATTTCTGGTCTCACCGGACGGCAAAGAGGTCATCCAGGCGCCCTACATCGAGCCGCCAGAAGAAGTGTTCGCAGCACCCCCGACCCCCGGTTAA
- a CDS encoding PE family protein: MEKMSHDAAAADIGTQVSENALSGVAAGQAALTSVTGLAPAGADEVSVHAAAKFTSEGIQMLASNSSAQAELRRAGNAVQDIARSYSEVDDGAAGVIS, translated from the coding sequence ATGGAGAAAATGTCACACGATGCGGCCGCGGCCGACATCGGCACGCAGGTGAGCGAAAACGCTCTCAGCGGTGTGGCAGCTGGCCAGGCGGCGTTGACGTCGGTGACCGGGTTGGCGCCCGCAGGCGCCGACGAGGTGTCGGTGCACGCGGCGGCGAAATTCACGTCAGAGGGCATCCAGATGCTGGCTTCAAACTCCTCGGCCCAGGCCGAACTCCGACGGGCGGGCAATGCGGTGCAAGACATCGCTCGTAGCTATTCGGAAGTGGACGACGGCGCCGCTGGCGTCATCTCCTAA
- a CDS encoding PPE family protein: MLWHAMPPELNTARLMAGAGPAPMLACAAGWEALAAALDAQAIELTARLNSLGEAWTGGGSEKAIANALPMVTWLQTASMQAKTRGLRAAAQAAAYTQAMATTPSLPEIFANHITHAVLTATNFFGINTVPIAFTEMDYFVRMWNQAALAMDVYQAETMANTLFEKLEPMTSILDPSASQGMTSSTPFLDMASQVTGVPASDLQATASQVVEASGPMQQLTQPAQQMTSMFSQAGSSGSSGGLGDDEGVQMGLLGASPLSNHPLAGGSGASMGAGLLRGEALPGAGGTLTRTPLMGELLEKPVAGPSVQPAAAAGSSAAGGAAPVGAGGMGAGAGGGGSTRPGLATPATLTQERDEGDEEDWDDEDDW; the protein is encoded by the coding sequence ATGCTGTGGCACGCAATGCCACCGGAGTTGAACACCGCGCGGCTTATGGCTGGAGCGGGCCCGGCTCCGATGCTGGCGTGCGCCGCGGGATGGGAGGCGCTGGCGGCCGCCTTGGACGCCCAGGCCATTGAGTTGACCGCACGCTTGAATTCCCTTGGCGAGGCCTGGACCGGCGGCGGTAGTGAGAAGGCCATTGCCAATGCGCTGCCCATGGTGACCTGGCTGCAAACCGCCTCCATGCAGGCGAAGACACGGGGACTGCGAGCGGCGGCGCAGGCCGCCGCCTACACGCAAGCAATGGCGACCACGCCGTCGCTACCGGAGATTTTCGCCAACCACATCACCCATGCGGTCCTTACGGCCACCAACTTCTTCGGCATCAATACGGTGCCGATCGCGTTCACCGAGATGGACTATTTCGTCCGGATGTGGAACCAGGCGGCCCTCGCGATGGACGTCTATCAGGCCGAGACCATGGCTAACACGCTTTTCGAGAAGCTCGAGCCGATGACGTCGATTCTGGATCCCAGCGCGAGCCAGGGCATGACCTCGTCAACTCCGTTCCTGGACATGGCCTCCCAAGTCACCGGCGTACCGGCTAGCGATCTGCAGGCGACAGCTTCCCAAGTTGTCGAGGCGAGCGGTCCCATGCAGCAGCTGACTCAGCCGGCACAGCAGATGACATCAATGTTCAGCCAGGCGGGCAGCTCCGGTAGCAGCGGCGGCCTGGGCGACGACGAAGGCGTGCAGATGGGGTTGCTCGGCGCCAGCCCGCTGTCCAACCACCCCTTGGCCGGGGGCTCGGGCGCGAGCATGGGCGCAGGGTTGCTGCGCGGCGAAGCACTGCCCGGCGCGGGTGGCACGTTGACCCGCACGCCGCTTATGGGTGAGCTGCTCGAAAAGCCGGTGGCCGGTCCGTCTGTGCAGCCGGCGGCGGCCGCCGGGTCCTCGGCGGCGGGTGGCGCAGCCCCGGTGGGTGCTGGCGGGATGGGCGCCGGCGCGGGAGGCGGCGGCTCGACGCGACCGGGGCTGGCGACACCGGCGACGCTGACCCAGGAGCGCGACGAAGGCGACGAAGAAGACTGGGACGACGAGGACGACTGGTGA
- the esxB gene encoding type VII secretion system ESX-1 WXG100 family target CFP-10: MAEMKTDAATLAQEAGNFERISGDLKTQIDQVESTAGSLQSQWRGAAGAAAQAAVVRFQEAANKQKAELEEISTNIRQAGVQYSKADEEQQQALSSQMGF, encoded by the coding sequence ATGGCAGAGATGAAGACCGATGCCGCTACCCTCGCGCAGGAGGCAGGTAATTTCGAGCGGATCTCCGGCGATCTGAAGACCCAGATCGACCAGGTCGAGTCAACCGCGGGCTCGCTGCAGAGCCAGTGGCGCGGCGCGGCCGGCGCGGCCGCCCAGGCTGCGGTGGTGCGTTTCCAGGAGGCGGCTAACAAGCAGAAAGCCGAACTCGAGGAGATTTCGACGAATATTCGCCAGGCCGGCGTCCAATACTCCAAGGCCGACGAAGAGCAGCAGCAAGCGCTGTCTTCGCAAATGGGCTTCTAA
- a CDS encoding WXG100 family type VII secretion target has protein sequence MTEQQWNFAGIEAAASAIQGNSGTISSLLEEGEGSLAKLAAAWGGSGSDAYQGVQQRWHATAKELNDSLTNLARTISEAGQAMSSTEGNVTGMFA, from the coding sequence ATGACAGAACAGCAGTGGAATTTCGCCGGCATCGAGGCGGCGGCTAGCGCAATTCAGGGCAATTCCGGCACCATTAGTTCTCTTCTCGAAGAGGGCGAAGGGTCGCTGGCGAAGCTGGCTGCGGCCTGGGGCGGTAGCGGTTCGGACGCCTACCAGGGTGTTCAGCAGCGCTGGCACGCCACGGCCAAAGAACTCAACGACTCGTTGACCAACCTGGCCCGCACCATCAGCGAGGCCGGTCAGGCCATGTCCTCGACCGAAGGCAACGTGACCGGGATGTTCGCGTAA
- a CDS encoding MinD/ParA family ATP-binding protein, whose product MPADYDKLFQAAEGAEPPDETAGQSYFDAGAGAAQQPDKPNGDGPATPIDWSQPFPPASAAPSHTDLKPSAGAAKPPLPPMPIGGPPPAPLEPPPAPPEPPPAPPAPPERPPDSPEPSAATPQAAGPTPPRPPMPIGGPRPTSEPEAPPAPPVATEPEHTAPERPRPPMPIGGPPPAPPEPPPAPPEPPPAPPAPPERAPDSLEPSAAAMPATPQAAGPTPPRPSMPIGGPRPTSEPKAPPAPPVATEPEHAAPEPPPPPATPPAPPMPAGGPRPTPAPPESPRISAQPAAGAAQPPARVMPFAERPPTPPAPPGPPRPATEPHPTPASGPPPSRHDATELPRRRVRIGGPDQPPPPEPGSEPARHSRRARRGHRYRPEPGEIQAATDAFSPLRPPPEETGPVARHAPSSFAWLPQGQPTDRLTGSESPGPQPPADSAPDRAGGRRARRRAQQTADSHPATTPTPPPFVPTRAQPPGPVRAQPPDTTAPAQPVTEPAPVADRRAKKPAKSVPKRGWRRWAHAVTRINFGLSPDEKYELDLHTRISRRPRGSYQIAVLGLKGGVGKTTTTVTLGTTLAQVRGDRILVLDADPGSGNLAERAGRSSPSSIADLLADPQVSHYNDVRAHTSVNDANLEILPTQEYTAAKRGLSGEDLRFAVDTVSRFYNLVLADCGAGLFDPVTRSALDTASAIVILTNVSVDGARQAAIALDWLRHNGYQELLSRATVAVNHASVGETNVSEKQLVRQFEQQLHPGRVVVLPWDKHIAAGTEIQLDRLGPVYRRRVLELAAALSDDFERAGRR is encoded by the coding sequence ATGCCGGCCGACTACGACAAGCTTTTTCAGGCCGCTGAGGGCGCAGAGCCTCCAGACGAAACAGCCGGGCAATCGTACTTCGATGCCGGTGCCGGTGCCGCGCAACAACCCGACAAACCAAATGGCGATGGCCCCGCCACGCCGATTGACTGGTCGCAACCATTTCCGCCGGCCTCCGCCGCGCCGTCCCACACCGACCTCAAACCTTCAGCCGGCGCAGCTAAGCCACCCTTGCCGCCGATGCCGATCGGCGGGCCTCCACCAGCCCCGTTAGAGCCGCCGCCAGCACCGCCCGAACCCCCACCGGCACCACCGGCACCACCGGAGCGGCCGCCGGATTCCCCCGAGCCGTCGGCGGCCACACCCCAGGCCGCTGGACCCACACCGCCGCGTCCCCCCATGCCCATCGGCGGCCCGCGCCCAACATCGGAACCCGAAGCGCCGCCAGCACCACCGGTTGCCACCGAGCCGGAACACACCGCACCCGAACGGCCGCGGCCCCCGATGCCCATCGGCGGACCCCCGCCGGCACCCCCCGAACCCCCGCCGGCACCACCGGAACCCCCACCGGCACCACCGGCACCACCGGAGCGGGCGCCGGATTCCCTCGAGCCGTCGGCGGCCGCGATGCCGGCCACACCCCAGGCCGCTGGACCCACACCGCCGCGTCCCTCCATGCCCATCGGCGGCCCGCGACCAACATCGGAACCCAAAGCGCCGCCAGCGCCACCGGTTGCCACCGAGCCGGAACACGCCGCACCCGAACCGCCGCCACCACCAGCGACACCACCCGCCCCACCCATGCCCGCCGGCGGACCACGACCAACACCGGCACCACCCGAATCACCGCGCATCTCGGCTCAACCAGCAGCCGGAGCAGCTCAGCCACCCGCACGTGTGATGCCGTTTGCCGAGCGCCCGCCGACACCACCGGCGCCGCCCGGACCCCCGCGGCCGGCGACCGAACCGCACCCGACACCGGCTAGCGGTCCACCGCCGTCTCGCCACGACGCGACCGAACTGCCACGTCGCAGAGTGCGGATCGGCGGGCCCGATCAACCCCCGCCGCCGGAGCCGGGTTCCGAGCCGGCCCGTCATTCGCGGCGCGCGCGTAGAGGTCACCGTTACCGCCCGGAGCCTGGCGAAATTCAGGCGGCAACCGACGCATTCAGCCCGTTGCGCCCCCCACCTGAAGAAACGGGGCCGGTGGCTCGGCACGCGCCGTCCTCCTTCGCCTGGTTGCCGCAGGGTCAACCGACCGATCGCCTCACCGGATCGGAATCCCCGGGGCCGCAACCTCCCGCCGACTCCGCGCCGGATCGTGCCGGCGGGCGCCGAGCCCGCCGACGAGCCCAGCAGACCGCCGATTCCCACCCGGCGACCACACCGACCCCGCCCCCGTTCGTGCCCACCCGGGCTCAACCCCCGGGGCCAGTGCGGGCTCAACCCCCCGACACGACTGCACCAGCTCAGCCCGTGACCGAACCCGCACCGGTAGCGGATCGTCGCGCCAAAAAACCCGCGAAATCGGTGCCCAAGCGTGGTTGGCGACGCTGGGCGCACGCGGTCACACGCATCAATTTCGGTCTATCGCCCGACGAGAAATACGAGCTGGACCTGCATACCCGGATCAGTCGACGCCCCCGCGGTTCCTACCAGATCGCGGTGTTGGGGCTGAAAGGCGGCGTGGGCAAGACGACCACCACCGTCACTTTGGGCACCACGCTGGCGCAGGTGCGCGGCGATCGGATCCTGGTGCTCGATGCCGATCCTGGCTCGGGGAACCTCGCCGAACGCGCGGGCCGTTCCTCGCCGTCGTCCATCGCAGATCTGTTGGCTGATCCGCAGGTGTCGCACTACAACGATGTCCGCGCGCACACCAGCGTCAACGATGCCAACCTCGAGATACTCCCCACGCAGGAATACACGGCAGCCAAACGCGGGCTCAGCGGCGAGGACCTGCGCTTCGCGGTCGATACCGTGTCGAGGTTCTACAACCTGGTGCTGGCCGACTGCGGGGCGGGTCTGTTTGACCCGGTCACGCGCAGCGCGCTCGACACGGCGTCGGCGATCGTGATCTTGACAAACGTATCCGTCGATGGCGCTCGACAAGCCGCAATCGCGCTGGACTGGTTGCGCCACAACGGATATCAGGAGCTGCTCAGCCGGGCGACCGTGGCGGTTAACCATGCATCGGTGGGTGAAACCAACGTTTCCGAAAAGCAGTTGGTCCGCCAGTTCGAGCAGCAGCTCCACCCCGGCCGCGTCGTGGTCCTACCGTGGGACAAGCACATCGCGGCTGGAACAGAAATTCAGCTCGACCGACTTGGGCCTGTCTACCGACGACGGGTGCTCGAGTTGGCCGCGGCTTTATCCGACGATTTCGAAAGGGCTGGACGTCGTTGA
- the eccD gene encoding type VII secretion integral membrane protein EccD, translating to MSAPAVAAPAAATGTTPPKPATTRVTVLTGKRMTDLVLPAAVSIGTYIDETVAVLAELLEDTPADVLAGFDFAAQGVWTFARPGFPPLKPDQSLDEAGVVDGSLLTLVSASRTERYRPLVEDVIDAIAVLDESPEFDRTAMERFIGVAIPVLTLPVTAVAMRAWWQTGRSLFWPLAIGLIGIAVLAGSFVAKRFYQNARLSESLLLTAYPLIAVAAAIAVPLPRGVHSLGAPQLAAAATAVFFVTLLVRGGPRQRHEVTSFVVITSIAVIGAAIAFGYGYQDWVPAGAIAFGLFIVTNAAKLTVAVARIALPPIPVPGETVDNEELLDPITAQDATNEETPTWQAIIASAPASAARLTERSKLAKQLLIGYVTAGMLILAAGAIAVVVKGHFFVHTLVVAGLITVICAFRSRLYADPWCAWALLTAAVVIPTGLVVKLSLWYPHYAWLMLTTYLVAGVVALISVGAMAQVRRVSPVMKRILELLDGAMVASIIPLLLWITGVYDMVRNIRF from the coding sequence TTGAGCGCACCTGCTGTGGCTGCCCCCGCCGCCGCCACGGGGACAACTCCCCCAAAACCTGCAACCACCCGGGTGACCGTCCTTACCGGCAAGCGGATGACCGATCTGGTGCTGCCCGCGGCGGTGTCCATCGGGACCTACATCGACGAAACGGTCGCGGTCCTGGCCGAGCTACTGGAAGACACCCCGGCCGATGTCCTCGCCGGCTTTGACTTTGCCGCACAAGGTGTCTGGACATTCGCCCGACCCGGATTCCCGCCACTGAAGCCGGATCAATCCCTTGATGAGGCCGGGGTGGTCGACGGGTCGTTGCTGACCCTGGTATCGGCCAGCCGGACGGAGCGCTATCGGCCGCTGGTCGAAGACGTCATCGACGCGATCGCCGTCCTCGACGAGTCACCCGAGTTCGACCGCACAGCGATGGAACGTTTCATCGGTGTGGCAATCCCGGTGCTGACCCTGCCGGTCACGGCGGTGGCCATGCGGGCGTGGTGGCAAACCGGACGGAGCCTGTTCTGGCCGCTGGCGATCGGCCTGATCGGCATCGCCGTCCTCGCGGGCTCCTTCGTCGCCAAACGGTTTTATCAGAATGCACGCCTATCGGAGAGCCTGCTGCTCACGGCCTACCCGCTGATCGCCGTCGCTGCGGCCATTGCGGTTCCGCTGCCGCGCGGAGTCCATTCGCTGGGAGCTCCCCAGCTGGCCGCCGCGGCCACTGCGGTGTTCTTTGTGACGTTGTTGGTACGCGGCGGCCCGCGACAGCGTCACGAAGTGACGTCGTTCGTCGTGATCACATCGATCGCGGTGATCGGCGCGGCGATTGCCTTTGGCTACGGCTACCAGGACTGGGTGCCCGCCGGTGCGATCGCGTTCGGACTGTTTATCGTCACGAACGCGGCCAAGCTAACCGTCGCTGTCGCACGCATCGCTCTGCCTCCCATTCCCGTTCCGGGCGAGACCGTGGACAACGAGGAGCTGCTGGACCCCATTACCGCCCAGGACGCCACCAACGAAGAGACCCCAACATGGCAGGCCATCATCGCATCGGCACCAGCATCGGCCGCCCGGCTTACCGAGCGCAGCAAACTGGCCAAACAGCTACTCATCGGGTACGTCACGGCCGGCATGCTGATCCTTGCCGCCGGTGCGATCGCAGTGGTGGTGAAGGGACACTTCTTCGTGCACACCCTGGTGGTGGCGGGTCTGATCACGGTCATCTGCGCATTCCGGTCGCGCCTCTACGCCGACCCCTGGTGTGCGTGGGCGTTGCTGACGGCGGCGGTGGTGATTCCCACTGGCCTAGTGGTCAAGCTGAGCCTGTGGTACCCGCACTACGCCTGGTTGATGTTGACCACTTACCTCGTTGCAGGCGTGGTCGCGCTGATATCGGTCGGAGCAATGGCTCAGGTCCGTCGCGTTTCGCCGGTGATGAAGCGGATTCTGGAACTGCTCGACGGCGCCATGGTGGCGTCGATCATTCCACTGCTGCTGTGGATTACCGGCGTCTACGACATGGTCCGGAATATTCGCTTCTGA
- a CDS encoding secretion protein EspK has translation MGIPRPIGEYAGKMLEAGGWPEADEDAFYDRAQEYNRVLHKFTDVMDSCRHQQVEVFDAGVWTGGAASAANGALGANLKQMSTMQDYLATVITWHQHVAGLIAQAKSDIGNNVDSAQREISILENDPELDADQRREAINSLVRATHSANTSLVAQAAEQVLASKNWKPPHNALQDLLHQVTPPAPDIPSVVVPTPGKPSPERPTPRPFEPTPVNPYEPVTPSRPITPGVPRPVPPVNPTPGPPPHPVTPGQPVTPVTPVPPVTPGTPIKPGTPGGPVTPITPVKPGKPTPDTPVTPAPAPAPAPAPAPPPPTPVQPGPAPSPQPAPDGPPPPDHPATPAGPAGPSTPDSPATEPAHVKPAAATEAPAAPSTQPVGPAGPSHADDTSAATAPAAAGGMPAAAARGMSVGPGAAAASAGAGPSASQAAASSTGSRAASGRAPVGPAGKAPATATPRPAAARTPAPSRPAPPPEPSDQPDKEKTESADAVTPSPMVPVSAARAARDAIAAASRRSDKKDPLRLARRIAAALNAPDSVGKGDYGFFWITAVTTDGDIVVANSYGLAYIPEWIQLPNNVYMASADHAMPADEKARYATYPLLAVLGWATYHDLKLRAVIGTAEQLANSDPGAAKILLEADDIPESGKMTGRSRLEVVDPSAQAQLADTDDLRLLDLLPPAPTDADPPDDERHMFWFDLMKPMTSNASGREVAHLRAFRAYAEHCQEIALHQAYRAADAETQRPAVADWLYWRYVAGLLNEALADVS, from the coding sequence ATGGGTATTCCGAGACCGATAGGCGAGTATGCCGGAAAGATGCTCGAGGCCGGCGGCTGGCCGGAAGCCGATGAAGACGCCTTCTACGACCGGGCGCAGGAGTACAACCGGGTTCTGCACAAGTTCACCGATGTCATGGATTCCTGCCGGCACCAGCAGGTCGAAGTTTTCGATGCTGGTGTGTGGACGGGTGGCGCGGCCAGTGCGGCCAACGGTGCCCTGGGCGCGAACCTCAAACAAATGAGCACGATGCAGGACTATCTGGCGACGGTCATTACCTGGCACCAACACGTTGCCGGGTTGATCGCCCAAGCCAAGTCGGATATCGGCAACAACGTAGATAGCGCTCAGCGCGAAATAAGCATCCTGGAAAACGATCCGGAGCTAGACGCCGATCAGCGACGAGAAGCCATCAACTCGTTGGTCCGCGCGACCCATAGCGCCAATACCAGCCTGGTGGCCCAGGCCGCCGAACAAGTTTTGGCGTCCAAAAACTGGAAGCCGCCGCACAATGCGCTTCAGGATCTACTCCATCAAGTAACACCGCCAGCCCCGGACATACCGTCTGTGGTGGTACCAACCCCGGGCAAGCCGTCACCCGAAAGGCCGACCCCGAGGCCCTTCGAACCGACACCGGTGAATCCCTACGAGCCGGTTACGCCGTCTCGCCCGATTACCCCCGGCGTCCCGCGCCCGGTTCCTCCGGTAAACCCGACACCGGGTCCGCCGCCGCATCCGGTGACCCCCGGCCAACCCGTCACACCGGTAACACCGGTTCCGCCGGTCACGCCTGGTACTCCGATCAAGCCCGGTACTCCGGGAGGGCCGGTTACGCCGATCACCCCGGTCAAACCGGGCAAGCCAACCCCCGACACCCCGGTTACCCCCGCCCCGGCACCCGCGCCCGCACCCGCGCCCGCGCCGCCGCCACCGACACCTGTCCAACCGGGTCCGGCGCCCAGCCCGCAGCCCGCCCCAGACGGGCCGCCACCACCAGATCATCCGGCGACACCGGCGGGTCCCGCTGGCCCGTCAACACCCGATTCGCCGGCAACCGAGCCGGCCCACGTAAAACCGGCGGCGGCGACGGAGGCCCCCGCAGCGCCGTCCACGCAGCCGGTGGGACCAGCCGGCCCGTCGCATGCCGACGACACTTCGGCGGCTACGGCGCCAGCGGCGGCCGGCGGTATGCCCGCTGCGGCCGCACGAGGAATGTCAGTCGGACCGGGGGCCGCTGCGGCGTCGGCGGGTGCCGGCCCAAGCGCGAGTCAGGCCGCGGCATCGAGCACGGGTTCGCGCGCCGCCTCTGGGCGTGCACCGGTGGGCCCCGCCGGGAAGGCACCGGCCACAGCTACGCCGCGGCCCGCCGCTGCGCGCACCCCCGCCCCTTCGCGTCCGGCGCCGCCCCCGGAGCCGTCCGACCAACCCGATAAAGAGAAAACCGAGTCGGCCGACGCCGTTACTCCGTCCCCGATGGTCCCCGTGTCGGCCGCCCGCGCCGCGCGCGACGCGATTGCCGCGGCCTCCCGGCGCAGCGACAAGAAGGACCCGCTGCGGTTGGCGCGACGCATCGCTGCGGCGTTGAACGCTCCCGACAGCGTCGGCAAGGGCGACTATGGGTTCTTCTGGATCACCGCGGTGACGACCGACGGTGACATCGTCGTGGCCAACAGCTACGGGCTGGCCTACATCCCCGAATGGATCCAGTTGCCGAACAACGTGTACATGGCCAGCGCCGACCACGCCATGCCCGCCGATGAGAAGGCACGTTACGCCACCTATCCCTTGTTGGCGGTGCTGGGCTGGGCGACCTATCACGACTTGAAGCTGCGCGCGGTGATCGGCACAGCGGAACAGCTGGCCAATTCCGATCCGGGTGCCGCCAAGATCCTTTTGGAAGCCGACGACATCCCGGAGAGCGGCAAGATGACCGGGCGTTCTCGACTGGAAGTGGTGGATCCCTCGGCGCAGGCCCAGCTGGCCGATACCGACGACTTGCGGCTGCTTGATCTGTTGCCACCGGCACCGACCGATGCCGATCCGCCGGACGACGAGCGCCACATGTTCTGGTTCGACCTGATGAAGCCCATGACGAGCAACGCCAGCGGCCGCGAGGTCGCCCACCTGAGGGCGTTTCGTGCCTACGCAGAACACTGCCAGGAAATCGCCCTACACCAGGCGTATCGGGCGGCCGATGCGGAGACCCAGCGTCCCGCGGTCGCCGATTGGCTGTATTGGCGATATGTCGCCGGATTGCTCAACGAGGCGCTCGCAGACGTCTCGTGA
- a CDS encoding YbaB/EbfC family nucleoid-associated protein encodes MEMDPHVAEALALAARFQSALDGTLNQMNTGSFRGVDETETVEVTINGHQWLTAVRIEDGLLKEVGAEMVGARVNEALRKAQSAASAYNDAAGEQLIQALSAMSDTMNKGSA; translated from the coding sequence ATGGAGATGGACCCGCACGTCGCCGAAGCCTTAGCGTTGGCCGCGCGGTTCCAGTCGGCCCTGGACGGGACGCTCAATCAGATGAACACGGGATCCTTTCGGGGTGTCGACGAAACCGAGACCGTCGAGGTGACGATCAATGGGCACCAGTGGCTGACCGCTGTCCGCATTGAAGACGGGTTGTTGAAGGAAGTCGGCGCCGAAATGGTCGGTGCTCGGGTTAACGAGGCCCTGAGGAAAGCGCAGTCGGCGGCGTCCGCCTACAACGATGCGGCGGGGGAGCAACTGATCCAGGCACTGTCCGCCATGTCCGACACGATGAACAAAGGCTCTGCCTAG